One Pseudodesulfovibrio cashew DNA window includes the following coding sequences:
- a CDS encoding 3D domain-containing protein has protein sequence MSDTDSDPHWRRMKRWFLLFYLLVAVLTGLGIAWHVPNPVLWNSLEVTVTAYNSTPGQTSGNPFVAAWGDRLKPGMECVAVSRDLIPLGLGHRAEVYVDGIGGPYPVLDKMNRRFKKRIDLYFGVNVKKARKFGERSTTIYWR, from the coding sequence ATGTCCGATACGGATTCTGATCCGCACTGGCGGAGGATGAAACGGTGGTTCCTGCTGTTTTATCTTCTCGTGGCCGTGCTGACCGGGCTGGGCATCGCCTGGCATGTTCCCAATCCCGTGCTCTGGAATTCCCTTGAGGTCACGGTGACGGCCTACAACTCCACTCCGGGGCAGACCAGCGGCAATCCGTTCGTGGCGGCCTGGGGAGACCGGCTGAAGCCCGGCATGGAGTGCGTGGCGGTCTCGCGGGACCTGATCCCCCTCGGCCTCGGCCATCGTGCCGAGGTCTATGTCGACGGCATCGGCGGGCCATACCCGGTTCTGGACAAGATGAATCGGCGGTTCAAGAAGCGGATCGATCTCTACTTCGGAGTCAACGTGAAAAAAGCACGCAAGTTCGGGGAAAGGTCCACAACCATCTATTGGCGCTAA
- a CDS encoding bactofilin family protein, translated as MGLFGSKQSDNTELNAFLGVGTEYKGKLDFVGTVRIDGQFEGEISTDGDLILGRKASIIGKIRVGRLTSCGRIEGEVTVKERAVLEKTSVLNGSLSTPALVVEQGAVMEGNIVMTKEGVAAGAKVVAADFGAKATRDDAPETPIAKTGSGDSIL; from the coding sequence ATGGGCCTTTTTGGCAGTAAACAAAGCGACAATACCGAACTGAACGCCTTTCTCGGCGTGGGAACGGAATACAAAGGCAAACTGGATTTCGTGGGAACGGTCCGCATCGACGGACAGTTCGAAGGCGAAATATCCACTGACGGCGACCTGATCCTCGGGCGCAAGGCCTCCATCATCGGCAAGATTCGGGTGGGTCGGCTGACCTCCTGTGGCCGCATCGAAGGCGAGGTCACGGTCAAGGAACGCGCCGTGCTGGAAAAAACCTCCGTGCTCAACGGTTCCCTCTCCACCCCTGCGCTGGTGGTCGAGCAAGGGGCCGTCATGGAAGGCAATATCGTGATGACCAAAGAGGGCGTGGCCGCAGGGGCCAAGGTCGTGGCAGCCGATTTCGGCGCCAAGGCTACCCGCGACGACGCCCCGGAGACCCCGATCGCCAAAACGGGATCGGGCGACAGCATTCTCTAA
- a CDS encoding GAF domain-containing protein — translation MSQRLYKTIYEIARTVNSSLDPSEVMAAIAKEVSDAMEAKGCFIRVLDTRETMLKPGGFYGLSERYAQKGPVEVGKSRLDQEVLEGRTVTIADVRDDDRFQYPKEASEEGIVSLVVVPLNARDRVIGVLRVYSGEARVFSEEEMDFLQCIANLSGLALENARMYKALKRASELADEFNYRVFED, via the coding sequence ATGAGCCAGCGGCTTTACAAAACCATTTACGAAATCGCCAGAACGGTGAACTCCAGTCTCGACCCCTCCGAAGTGATGGCGGCCATTGCCAAGGAGGTCTCGGACGCCATGGAGGCCAAGGGGTGCTTTATTCGAGTGCTGGATACCCGCGAGACCATGCTCAAGCCGGGCGGATTTTACGGCCTCAGCGAGCGGTACGCCCAGAAAGGCCCCGTTGAGGTGGGCAAGAGCCGCCTCGACCAGGAGGTGCTGGAGGGCAGGACCGTGACCATCGCCGACGTCCGCGACGACGACCGCTTCCAGTACCCCAAGGAGGCCTCGGAGGAGGGCATCGTCTCTCTCGTGGTGGTCCCGCTCAATGCCCGCGACCGGGTCATCGGCGTGTTGCGCGTCTACTCCGGCGAGGCCCGCGTCTTCAGCGAGGAGGAGATGGACTTCTTGCAGTGCATCGCCAATCTCTCCGGCCTCGCCCTGGAAAACGCCCGCATGTACAAGGCGCTCAAGCGCGCCAGCGAATTGGCCGACGAATTCAACTACCGCGTATTTGAAGACTAA
- the gap gene encoding type I glyceraldehyde-3-phosphate dehydrogenase, translating into MAKIKVGINGFGRIGRQVLKTIWEHHRDTLEVVGVNDLFDINTNAHLLRHDTCYRSLPVPITVEGDTFHVGDDFTVRNFAERDPKLIPWGELGVDVVVESTGIFRTGPTAAHHLEAGAKKVVISAPAKEEDITLVMGVNNHLYDPAKHHVVSNASCTTNCLAPVVKVVHEAFGITKGVMTTVHAYTNDQRILDLPHKDLRRARAAACNMIPTTTGAAKAVALVIPEMQGRFEGYSVRVPTPTVSLVDFVAVLEKDTTTEELKSVLRDAAHGPLKGILDYSEEPLVSSDYIGNSHSSIVEADFTVVQSGNLAKIYAWYDNEWGYSCRVADLIAYMAEKGL; encoded by the coding sequence ATGGCCAAGATCAAAGTAGGCATCAACGGCTTCGGCCGCATCGGACGCCAGGTGCTCAAGACCATATGGGAACACCACCGCGACACCCTGGAAGTGGTCGGGGTTAACGACCTCTTCGATATCAACACCAACGCGCACCTGCTGCGTCACGACACCTGCTACCGCAGCCTGCCCGTGCCCATTACCGTGGAAGGGGACACCTTCCATGTGGGCGACGACTTCACCGTGCGCAACTTTGCCGAGCGCGACCCGAAGCTCATCCCGTGGGGCGAACTCGGCGTGGATGTGGTGGTGGAGTCCACCGGCATCTTCCGCACCGGTCCCACTGCGGCCCATCACCTGGAGGCGGGCGCCAAGAAGGTCGTCATCTCCGCCCCGGCCAAGGAGGAGGACATCACCCTGGTCATGGGCGTGAACAATCACCTCTACGACCCGGCAAAACATCACGTCGTCTCCAACGCGTCCTGCACCACCAACTGCCTGGCCCCGGTGGTAAAGGTGGTGCATGAGGCCTTCGGCATCACCAAGGGCGTGATGACCACGGTCCACGCCTACACCAACGACCAGCGCATCCTGGACCTGCCGCACAAGGACCTGCGGCGTGCCAGGGCGGCGGCGTGCAACATGATCCCCACCACCACGGGGGCGGCCAAGGCCGTGGCCCTGGTCATCCCCGAGATGCAGGGCCGTTTCGAAGGATACTCCGTGCGCGTGCCCACTCCCACCGTCTCCCTGGTGGACTTCGTGGCCGTGCTGGAGAAGGACACCACCACAGAGGAACTCAAGTCCGTGCTGCGCGACGCGGCTCACGGCCCCCTCAAGGGCATTCTCGACTACAGCGAGGAACCGCTGGTCTCCTCGGACTACATCGGCAACTCCCATTCAAGCATTGTCGAGGCCGACTTCACCGTGGTCCAGAGCGGCAACCTGGCAAAGATTTATGCCTGGTACGACAACGAGTGGGGCTACTCCTGCCGCGTGGCCGACCTCATCGCCTACATGGCGGAAAAAGGCTTGTAA